A part of Plasmodium coatneyi strain Hackeri chromosome 8, complete sequence genomic DNA contains:
- a CDS encoding Elongation factor (Ef-ts) has product MKLHILIKFILLICSPLLPQQRCYRSSQTFQLVNTFNKFVWKRKWDFRPNLCANPPSEHLQNLKYVREVTNASIQTCNDALKECKGDVEKAIELVRRNAKNASFVSTSVKVKTEGLVGSQMGVDRALMLEVLSDSDFVARNEKFVRFVRTLLCVALEGKSQSAVGDAHNETHDENNSSVLTSEGVSSAGATELLSLPYDDNDGDSTTTVGEQINYLRNIFREDIRIGRFAKYERKNENQFLHYYIHNQVEENIGTSGVLLALTVEQLAEKLKSKKECIAEIANDMALHILSAKPVSVSISDLPEQVVQREVAIIRESLREVKKPENILNNMVNGKMRKFYNSVVLLEQEYMLDDTKRKVSQVIRDFCKKHDLNISVSHFDIFIIGEKNILRE; this is encoded by the exons ATGAAATTACACATCCTGATCAAATTCATCCTCCTGATATGTTCCCCTCTCTTGCCCCAACAACGATGCTACAGAAGTAGCCAAACCTTCCAACTGGTAAATACCTTCAACAAATTTgtgtggaaaagaaaatgggaTTTTAGGCCAAACCTATGTGCAAACCCACCAAGTGAACACCTACAGAATTTGAAGTACGTCCGGGAAGTAACCAATGCGAGCATACAGACATGTAACGACGCACTGAAGGAATGCAAAGGGGATGTAGAGAAAGCAATTGAGTTGGTCCGGAGGAATGCGAAAAACGCTTCATTTGTGTCTACCAGTGTGAAGGTTAAAACGGAGGGGCTGGTTGGTTCCCAAATGGGGGTGGACAGAGCCCTCATGTTGGAAGTTTTAAGTGACTCAGATTTTGTGGCCCGAAATGAGAAGTTCGTTCGCTTTGTGCGGACTCTTCTGTGTGTTGCCCTGGAGGGGAAATCCCAGTCCGCGGTAGGGGATGCGCATAATGAAACGCATGACGAGAACAATAGTAGTGTCCTTACCTCCGAGGGCGTGTCCTCAGCGGGGGCGACGGAGCTGCTAAGCCTTCCCTATGACGATAACGACGGCGATTCAACCACCACGGTGGGCGAGCAGATAAACTACTTGAGGAACATATTTCGAGAGGACATACGTATAGGACGGTTTGCCAAATATGAgcgaaaaaatgagaacCAGTTTTTGCATTACTACATTCACAACCaggtggaggaaaatattgGGACGTCGGGAGTTCTGCTCGCTTTAACAGTCGAACAGTTGgcggaaaaattaaaaagtaaaaaagaatgtattGCCGAAATTGCAAATGATATGGCTCTACATATTTTGTCTGCTAAGCCAGTTAGTGTGTCCATCTCTGatttgcctgaacaggtTGTGCAGCGCGAGGTGGCTATCATTAGGGAGTCCCTGAGGGAGGTGAAGAAACCCGAGAACATACTGAACAACATGGTCAACGGGAAGATGCGCAAGTTCTACAACTCCGTGGTGCTGCTCGAGCAG GAGTACATGCTGGACGATACCAAGCGGAAGGTCTCCCAAGTCATTCGTGATTTCTGCAAGAAGCATGACTTGAACATAAGCGTCAGCCATTTTGATATTTTCATCATTGGCGAGAAGAACATTTTGCGAGAGTAA